The DNA segment CACTACGATTGCGTGTTACTCGCATCTCGAATCTGGTATCATTGGTTTTCATAGTTGCAATCAATCTTTGATTTGttcaattattaacaaatgtGTATCGCAGACCACAGTCTGAAATCCTCCTCAATAATCCGATCATAGTTTAAGAATAGAgatcgattaaataaattaataaagaataacaggtaagaacattttattatttttgctatattataattagtattgtttattattatcatcaatttattcaatttattatattagtatatatTAGATTCAATCAAAATTAGACAATGATGCAGAAAGATTAATTAGagttttttatattagaaaaattaaaagagaattttcTTCAACTcgtacaaaaatgttaaaatcaaaattgtttACACTTTTCTTTGAAAGTATTTTCCatgattatgataaaaatatctttcaataaGTTCTTAGAATGTCTTAAAAATTCTCAGAAGATAATGTTTCGGAGaatgtgaattatttttttataatttaataaatatttataatttataattataatccaaatataaatacaaagtcTGTCATTAAAACTTAATGTTTTTATtggtaaaaattgaaattaaaaaaattattatgttagaTAGATGTATTTGGGTATTCCGCTGATGGGGAATTTTTACAAAtggccaattttttaaattccatcGAGGAAAACTTTTGACATcggttaaataaaatatatcaatttattcattttatatttaaagagaattttatataattacttttaatatgtcAATGTTTATAATTTGGGCAATtgtagtaataatatttaattttattagtaataaatgtcgatttattattttttacacgttaCTATATTCTCATGTCTATTacaaatgtgattttttttaaataaatgtaattactggtaaaattttaaaataaatggttgagtaattaaaaagttCAAAAACTGAGTAGACTTCCCTGTCCAGCGGATATGTATATTGATTGTTAGAAATTATTCTTCTATATATTATGTAGGTATTCAGAACAAAAATGACAAGTCGTGAGCGAGATATTGGGCGCCACCATCCTTCGGGTAGTGCTAAACGGAAAgctaaagaagaaaaattaaaaaaggaattaatgACTGTGTCAAAAATTCCGAAGTTGACTACTTTTTTCCAAAAGCAGTACAGCGATACGCCTGATTCTTTAAGTAGATCTCCCTCTGTCTCCGCATCAGCTATTGAAATTTCAGTTAAGGCTAAGAGGAGCACGACTCTTGAAGTTAATCTTTCagaagtaaaaaatttagaacaaaCAGACACACTGGTACCGGGTTCAGCAGAAGAGAAAGATATGGCAATAACAACTGCATCAAAAGATGTGGATTACGagattgtaaataataaaatattttctactaatCTAGGAAAGTGGCCTTCGAAATTAGACAAATCTGCAAAAGAATATTGGATTGCAAAAGGAAGCCAGGACTGTCGAAATGTTAATTATGATTTCACTTTTTCAAAAAGGTActataaaagtgaaaataaaacgaGGTTTTGTCAGATGTCTTATTTTACCAGGATCCACAAACTTACAAATGCTAAACAAGAAAGGAGTTGGCTGTGCTATTCACCAAGCCAAGGCTGCCTATTTTGTTTTCCGTGCAAAGTTATGAACCTTGAATCACCATGTAAATTTGCTGAAGAaggttttgacgactggaagaATGCCAACATTGGATTATCTCGACATGAAGAAAGTATTTTGCACAAAAAAGCCATTGTAACCTTGTTAACTCGAAAGAAAAAGGGTGAGCGTGTTGATTCGGCACTTGTCAATCAAATGGAAAATGAACAGTACTGGCGAAAAGTACTTGAGCGAGTAGTAGAAGTTGTGAAGTTTTTAGCAGAACGAGGTCTTCCGTTTCGTAGAAGTGATGAAACTTTTGGTTCCCCGCAGAATGGTAATTATCTTGGATTATTAGAGCTACTGGCTAAATTTGACCCCTTTCTATCCGAGCATATTAACACTCACGGGAACAAAGGAAAAGGTAACACATCATATCTATCCAAAGATGTATGCGAAGAATTTATTAATCTGATTGGGACTAGAATGCTTGATAAAATAATCAGCGAAATTAAGATGTGCAAATATTATTCAGTCTCATTAGATTCAACACCAGATACATCAAACGTTGACCAACTTACTTTGATTGTGCGATTTGTTTTACCTTCTGGACCaatcaaaagatttattaagtttttagaAATGGAAGGCCATCGTTCTGCACAGCTCGCCGATAGCTTATTCGACTTTTTAAAAGATAGTGGGATTGATATCAAAGATTGCAGAGGTCAGAGCTAAGATAATACTAGTAATATGAGTGGTAAGTACAATGGACTTCAAGCTCGCATCAAGGAGAAGTGTCAGTTTGCTGAGTACATTCCCTGTTTTGCACATTCCCTGAATTTGGTTGGGAAATGCGCTGCAGAAAATTGTTCAGAAGCCGTCCGTTTTTTCACCTTTATTGAAAATCTCTATACGTTCTTTTCTGCTTCCACTTATCGATGGGGACTACTCGTAAACGCATTGTCACATTGTAAACCTCGCCTTCCTTTGCCCAAAAGAATGTCTGACACTAGATGGTCTGCTCGAGCAGATGCGACTTCAGCCCTTCATAAAAACTATTCTGTTATCCGGAATGTGTTGAAAGACATTGCCGAGGATACTGATATCAAAGCCGACTGCAAACAACAGGCTAGTGGACTCTTGATAACCATGAAAAAATTAGAGACAGAAATCATGATCGTACTGTGGGATCAAATTCTACAAAGATTTCAGATGACCAGTGTTTCATTGCAGTCGTCAAATCAAGACCTGAACACTGCTTGTGCACTATACGAATCTTTGCATGGATATGTCAAAGCTCTCCGACCAACATTCACTGTTATTGAGGATAAGGGAAAAGTTCTCACTGGTTGTCAACAGTACCACGTGGAAGTTTCACGGAGACGACAACGAAATCGCCAATTTGATCATTTCCAAGGATTTACCTCAAATAAAGACAACATAGAATCCATGCCGCCATCCGACACTTTCAGAATTGAAACTTTTCTGGTCATTATTGATAGTTTGGTTGCTGCTCTGTCAAAAAGACAGATGGCATACACgaaattaaatgatatatttggACTTTTTCGGTGCTTACCAACACTTTCCACAGAAGAAATCAAGACTGGTGCTTCAAAATTAATCCAAACATACTCCGAAGATGTAGAAAGCGAGTTTGAAGAGGAATTGATCCAGTTTAGTGAACTCTTAAAAACTGACTTCGTTGTCGTTTTTTCTGAATATCAACAAGACTTTTACGAATTGAAATTGTATCGTCTTATAGTTGATAATTCTTTCGACTCTTGTTTTCCTAATGTCAAAATTGCGTTGAAAACTTACCTCACTATGGTTACCAACTGCAGTGGTGAACGctctttttcaaaattgaaacgCATCAAGAACGAAGTAAGAGCCACTATGAGTCAAAAAAGACTGAACAACCTCTCATTGATGAGTATTGAACGTGAGTTGCTGAGAGAAATGAACACAACGAAGATAATTGATGAGTTTTCTGTTGCCAAGTCTCGTAAACGCTTCGTGACAATTACGAAATTaacaaaagattaataaaagcatactaaattaaaaaattctagatttatttattttgttacactAACAAATGTAAAGATAAACTTGATTAATTTCAGAATGATATAGTAATCCAaggtaattttttctttcttctcaagGATTTACATCCTTGAAAAACGGTCTCATTATTATTAGTGCTACAGGCCTCGCGGATTCTTAAACCGGCCCtgaagtgatactatctgtgtattttcATTGAATATTTTTCCTGTTATAACTCAGTggatgtatttaacttaaaaaaagttttaatagaatatataatatttaatttcaaagaattaaagataaaacGGAAATGagacaattttattgaaataaaaaatttttaaactacaaaaacttgtcACTGCTAGATATTTCTaagttactattatattttacattatacttAGGCTAAATATAGTCTaagtataatgtaaaatataatagtaacttagaaaattataatgatttacaatgttacttaaatgttaaaaaaacttaACCTTTAACTTACTTTGCTACCTAATTACTTTATAACgtatattttacaagtgttttattTATCGCATTCATTCTtatgtcaattcttttcattgttttttttatttaataagtgtttgtagtttaaaaattttttattttaataaacttttttctttctgtttctttactaattctttgagattaaatgttatatattgaatttttttaaaattaagtaaatcaACGTAGGgtagaacagaaaaatttttcaataaaaataaacagataGTTTCACTTGAATtttgtaacgaccgtacttcgcgtacggacggtcgacggtacaggaacgggcgcgaaaggtcgcttgGAGGAATTAGACGTTTTTTAAGGTGGTAAATGTCAGTGTGTTTATTCCACAGAAATTTGGTGTATTTACATCGGTGGTTGCCGGTACGCAGTACGGCTACCGGTACGAAGCTCGGGAAAATCCGGAGCTGCGCTCGAGCGGTGGTCAAGACGCGGGTTTCGAAAACCAGCTAAACGAGCGGACGGACGCGATACAGAGATTCGAATctaagcgcgcggacggacgcgatACAGACATTCAGAACTTAAATCGGctaagcgcgcggacggacgtgataCAGAAAGTCGGACTTAAAGATGTAGTTATCGACTCGGTATATGCGGTACGGGAAACTATCTACAAACACGGGAATCTATTTACATCGGGTCCACCTGTCGCGTGAGACGCGGTTCGCGGAACTTAGTCGCGGGTTTTTCCCCGAATCTCGGCGGCCTTGTTATTGTGGCCGTGACGCTCGGGTGAGACGCGACGCGAGGTGCGGTGAGCGTACACGGATCTGTGTATTGTTGTCGGTTCgtcgcgcggcccgtcgcgaggcggttagtACCGTGAATGATCGCCGGAGGACaccccctcacgccaagtgcgcttggtggaggcacggagcaccgtacccctgtacgtgaggtggcgtcggactcgggaggcggGTCGGATGGAAAATCGCCTTCGTGTCAAGTggcttgacagggcccaagttgTTCTTGAGCCCAGGTCGACGAGTCGGGAAACGGATCTAGGATCGGAGGCGGAAGCGGTTGCTAGCTAAGTGGCTTagcagagaccgaggcgctcgatctcgatAACAACCTGGGGAAGCTTCTATTCGGCGGATCGGCCAGAAGCGGATCAGGTCTctgcctccggcgaacgtcgccttatatacccaaGAATCGTGGCGAGGGGGATACGCGGTgtgttacggcggagcggtccggcagcagcatccccgccactcgatctcgggtctctcgcttcGGACCACGCGCGCATAGCGTGGCTGCGGATAGCGCGGggacgagagcgcgtgcgcgcgaagatgaGAGCGCGAGAGCGATCGCTCGTTCGCTCCGATAGTACAatatttattaggcgctataCACCGTTTAactgccgtccggcggatgttcgtcCGGACGGTTTGAACGGTTAGGCGGTCCGGGGGggggggtcggaaggcggttcgttacaatttaatttaaaggaattaaagataccgttacttaggttttatttaaaaaataaagatattaggTTGAGTTATAAATAACTTTCGACGCAACTAGGTAGGATGTCAATGTTCGTATTTACCCATTATAAGTCACcgaaataaaagagtttttgctTTCGCTAAATGGATAAGGGTTTAGTTAGTCTTTTGACAACTGTTTTGTGTGGTACACGTTTCATTAAACTGTTGTTCATAATCTCTTAAATGGAAAGTGAAAAAGTGCATATTTGTCATGTGATGCTTTGGGAATTTAAATAAGGCAATATTGCTAAGGCGACAGCTGAAAAAATATGCAGTATGATcagaaaaagtctaataacagatTGGGCAGTTAGAAGTTTGTCACATTTTGTTCTGGAGATACAATTTTAAAGGACGAACTTTGGGCTGGACGTCCTTCTGACCTTTACGATAACTTTTAAAGgcaatattagaataaaatccACGTCAAACAACAAGAGATATAGCAGGAACGTTGAATACATCACGATCAACTATTTGTCGCCACCTggagaaattagaaaaagttAGCAAAGggtaaaaaaaggaaattatttATGACGATCTAATACTatcatttgcattttatttgttaaaagtagtacaaaatatatttaggttggattgaatttaagctatttatttttaagtaaatacgacTTGGgttgaaataagaaaatttttcaataatacagAGATAATACTTGTAACGACCGtgtttcgcgcacggacggtcgacGGTACAGGATCGGGCGTGAAAGGTCGCTTGGAGGAATTAGACGTTTTTCTTAGAGGTAGAAAAATATCAACGTGTTTATTCGACTCGACGTTTTTACATTGGCATCGGCGGTTGTACGGATGCGGTACAGAGCCTTGTGTTCGAGCGCGCGGACGACGTGATACAGATTTGTAGAACTCAGATTTACcagacgcgcggacggacgcggCACAAACTTACTTCTCCtagacgctcggacggacgcgatACATACTTAAATTTCCtagacgctcggacggacgcgatACATATATTCAGAGTTATATCGgttaagcgcgcggacggacgtgacacgGCAATTCGGCTCGGCGTAGTCTGTATACGCGGGAATCTGTTTACAGGTGCACCTGTTGTGCGACACGCGGTTCGGCGAATTTAGTCGCGTGTTTTTCGGCGAATCTCGGCGGCCTTGTTTTTGTGGCCGTGACGCTCGGTGGTAGCGCGGCGCGGGGAGCGGTGAGCGCGGCGTGTACACGGATTCGTGTTTTCTTCGTTAGCTTCGTAGCGCggaccgtcgcgaggcggttaagacCGCGAATGTTCGCCGGGGGACaccccctcacgccaagtgcgcttggtggaggcacggagcaccgtacccccgtacgtgaggtggcgtcggactcgggaggcggGGTGGATGGAGAATCGCCTTCGTGTCAAGTGACTTGACGGGGCCCAAGTGTACTTGAGCCCAGGTTGACGAGTCGGGAAGCGGAGCTCGGGATCGGACTCGGGAGCGGCTGTCCACTAAGTAACTTagcggagaccgaggcgctcgatctcagtGACAACCTGGGGAGACTTCTGTTCGGCGGACCGGTCAGAAGCGGATCAGGTCcctgcctccggcgaacgtcgccttatatacccgaggatTGTGGTGAGGGGGGTGCGCGGCgcgttacggcggagcggtccggcggcagcatccccgccactcgatctcgggtctctcgctcCGGATCACGCGCGCATATCGTGGCTacggacggcgcgggaacgagagcgcgtgcgcgcgaagatgagagcgcgggagcgatcgcttGTTTGCTCCGATACTTGTgtatttattaggcgctatgtgCCGTTTAAcggccgtccggcggatgttcggccggacggttcggaCGGTTTGGTGGTCGGGGGggggggtcggaaggcggttcgttacatacttaagttttgtatagaaattaaagaaagtaccacatgggttagaataggaaatattttcaatatcccGTAgaggtctggagtcgtttcggggcctcccgaggctgcggaactactccagatacaggaattggcgttcctgcggttttccgagctcgctaggggtctgcggtctctcgtagtccgcagattcagggatctcatagaccctggcgcccgagctgacacaccgtaatccatcacgcgctgaaattacgtgcgggatggaccggggacctTGGCTTAACCGCCCGGGCcgcgaggagtcaacctctataaaaaatcaaggaggcggCGTGAGTGTTGTGTTTCGCGCCTCAGACGCCTTGGTGGTGTGTGATTTGTCCAATGTACGATGTTCGTCGCGGCGGGGGGTCGGGTCGCCTTCTCCTCGCGGAATCCTGGGGTGATCTTCTAGTTTGTGGCTAATCCCGCGTGttgacccgctggttgtcgatgGCCCCGGCTAGTTCGGGTACATCGGCAACGGGCCTTCGGGCCTAGAAGCAACCCGTATACCGGTGCGGCTGGCGTTTCTCCTCGGGGATGTTCCTCGTCAGTGCGGGGGCATCGTCGTGGTGGGCGCTGGTTCTCGCCAAGGCCGCTGATCGGGGGATCGTTCTCGGTGCCTGCTGGGATCGGGGGTCCCGGTTGCCCGCCGCAATCCATTGTCTGGCGC comes from the Solenopsis invicta isolate M01_SB chromosome 14, UNIL_Sinv_3.0, whole genome shotgun sequence genome and includes:
- the LOC105206953 gene encoding zinc finger MYM-type protein 5-like; translation: MTSRERDIGRHHPSGSAKRKAKEEKLKKELMTVSKIPKLTTFFQKQYSDTPDSLSRSPSVSASAIEISVKAKRSTTLEVNLSEVKNLEQTDTLVPGSAEEKDMAITTASKDVDYEIVNNKIFSTNLGKWPSKLDKSAKEYWIAKGSQDCRNVNYDFTFSKRYYKSENKTRFCQMSYFTRIHKLTNAKQERSWLCYSPSQGCLFCFPCKVMNLESPCKFAEEGFDDWKNANIGLSRHEESILHKKAIVTLLTRKKKGERVDSALVNQMENEQYWRKVLERVVEVVKFLAERGLPFRRSDETFGSPQNGNYLGLLELLAKFDPFLSEHINTHGNKGKGNTSYLSKDVCEEFINLIGTRMLDKIISEIKMCKYYSVSLDSTPDTSNVDQLTLIVRFVLPSGPIKRFIKFLEMEGHRSAQLADSLFDFLKDSGIDIKDCRGQS